The following proteins are encoded in a genomic region of Myxococcus virescens:
- a CDS encoding STM4012 family radical SAM protein: protein MTRLEQMLEGSPYVAYLYGYPHKTAYRPFTPALPLESVWAEERRDALFLYIHVPFCEMRCGFCNLFTAAGPKQDVVDGYLGALVRETKRVKEALGTASFARAAIGGGTPTLLDVAGLNTVFDMAEGVMGADMKNIPVSVEVSPETVDAQKLQVLRSRGTDRVSMGIQSFIEAEVAAVKRPQKTAQVEAALDLIRTTGFPTLNLDLIYGMEGQTEESFLYSLRTALRYSPEEIYLYPLYVRPLTFLGKKARAWDDLRLSLYRVGRDFLLSEGYTQVSMRMFRARHAPDAGGPVYRCQEDGMVGLGCGARSYTGQVHYSSEYAVGSREVRSIISSYSERTEASFGEVGYGFRLDSAERRRRYMLLSLLADGVDLAVYRQRFCTDALEDFPELEELEAHGLARKHGGVVQLTAAGVERSDLIGPWLHSEQVQAMMKEYAWR from the coding sequence ATGACGCGTCTGGAGCAGATGCTCGAAGGGTCGCCCTATGTGGCGTACCTCTACGGCTACCCGCACAAGACGGCCTACCGGCCCTTCACGCCCGCGCTCCCGTTGGAGTCCGTCTGGGCGGAGGAGCGGCGCGACGCGCTGTTCCTCTACATCCACGTGCCCTTCTGCGAGATGCGCTGCGGCTTCTGCAACCTCTTCACCGCCGCCGGGCCGAAGCAGGACGTGGTGGACGGGTACCTGGGCGCGCTGGTGCGCGAGACGAAGCGGGTGAAGGAGGCGCTGGGGACGGCGAGCTTCGCCCGGGCCGCCATTGGCGGCGGCACGCCGACGCTGCTGGACGTGGCGGGGTTGAACACCGTGTTCGACATGGCCGAGGGCGTCATGGGCGCGGACATGAAGAACATCCCCGTGTCCGTGGAGGTGTCGCCGGAGACGGTGGACGCGCAGAAGCTCCAGGTGCTGCGCTCGCGCGGCACGGACCGGGTGAGCATGGGCATCCAGAGCTTCATCGAGGCGGAGGTGGCCGCGGTGAAACGGCCCCAGAAGACAGCGCAGGTGGAGGCCGCACTGGACCTCATTCGCACCACCGGCTTCCCCACGCTGAACCTGGACCTCATCTACGGCATGGAGGGGCAGACGGAGGAGAGCTTCCTCTACTCGCTGCGCACGGCGCTTCGTTACTCGCCGGAGGAGATTTATCTCTACCCGCTCTACGTCCGGCCGCTGACTTTCCTGGGCAAGAAGGCGCGGGCGTGGGACGACCTGCGCCTCTCGCTGTATCGCGTGGGCCGCGATTTCCTCCTGTCGGAGGGCTACACGCAGGTCTCCATGCGGATGTTCCGTGCTCGCCATGCGCCGGACGCGGGCGGTCCGGTGTATCGCTGCCAGGAGGACGGCATGGTGGGGTTGGGCTGCGGGGCGCGCTCGTACACGGGGCAGGTGCATTACTCGTCTGAGTACGCGGTGGGTTCTCGCGAGGTGCGCTCCATCATCTCGTCGTACAGCGAGCGGACCGAGGCGTCGTTCGGCGAGGTGGGCTACGGCTTCCGCCTGGACTCCGCGGAGCGGCGGCGCCGTTACATGCTGCTGTCGCTGTTGGCCGACGGCGTAGACCTCGCCGTGTACCGGCAGCGCTTCTGCACCGACGCGCTGGAGGACTTCCCGGAGCTGGAGGAGTTGGAGGCGCACGGACTGGCGCGGAAGCACGGTGGCGTGGTGCAGCTCACCGCGGCGGGCGTGGAGCGCTCCGACCTGATTGGCCCCTGGCTGCACTCCGAGCAGGTGCAGGCGATGATGAAGGAGTACGCCTGGCGATGA
- a CDS encoding STM4011 family radical SAM protein, with the protein MKLTVLYRGPLSSCNYGCEYCPFGKWKHTEEELAKDRADLERFVAWVEARTQDTVSVFFTPWGEALIWPWYQEALARLSHLPHVGRLAIQTNLSCNLDWVAQARADKLGIWATYHPEWTRRHRFVAQCAKLTELGVRHSVGVVGFLRFTDEAEALRAELPADTYLWINAVKDGQEEPYTAEDVARFTRLDPLFPVNNTRHPSLGRACRGGESVISVDGEGTARRCHFIDEPIGNIYAPDFDSALRPRPCAKQTCGCHIGYVHLEYLELDRVFGSGILERVPATPLWK; encoded by the coding sequence ATGAAGCTCACCGTGCTCTATCGGGGCCCGCTGTCCAGCTGCAACTACGGCTGCGAGTACTGCCCCTTCGGCAAGTGGAAGCACACCGAGGAGGAGCTGGCCAAGGACCGCGCGGACCTGGAGCGCTTTGTCGCGTGGGTGGAGGCGCGCACGCAGGACACGGTGTCGGTGTTCTTCACGCCGTGGGGCGAGGCGCTCATCTGGCCCTGGTATCAAGAGGCGCTGGCCCGCCTGTCACATCTGCCGCATGTGGGGCGACTGGCCATCCAGACGAACCTGTCCTGCAATCTGGACTGGGTGGCCCAGGCGCGCGCGGACAAGCTGGGCATCTGGGCCACGTACCACCCGGAGTGGACCCGGCGGCACCGCTTCGTGGCTCAGTGCGCGAAGCTGACCGAGCTGGGCGTGCGGCACAGCGTGGGCGTGGTGGGGTTCCTCCGCTTCACGGACGAGGCGGAGGCCCTGCGTGCAGAGCTTCCCGCGGACACCTACCTGTGGATCAACGCGGTGAAGGACGGGCAGGAGGAGCCGTACACAGCGGAAGACGTGGCGCGCTTCACGCGGTTGGACCCGCTCTTTCCGGTGAACAACACGCGTCACCCGAGCCTGGGCCGCGCGTGCCGGGGCGGGGAGTCCGTCATCTCCGTGGACGGCGAGGGCACGGCGCGGCGGTGCCACTTCATTGACGAGCCGATTGGCAACATCTACGCGCCGGACTTCGACTCCGCTCTGAGACCCCGGCCCTGCGCGAAGCAGACCTGTGGGTGTCATATCGGGTACGTGCATCTGGAGTACCTGGAGCTGGACCGGGTCTTCGGCTCCGGCATCCTGGAGCGCGTCCCGGCCACGCCCCTGTGGAAGTAA
- a CDS encoding STM4014 family protein: protein MGAPPFILVGNPENRRVTLFQDALARQGLPPAHVVPWRELLASPGLLADLPDSEAFVRIDSTGENWDVEKALLKRGYADAVGQGCSVLTPEQVDRLPVDRGRILSPRQHHLGFLRVLAELESIFAAHPRWRILQKPSAIADLFDKRITSRRYAALGVPVPEPLDGVTDVESLRERMREEDCREVFVKVSCGSSASCLAIYRRGRSADTLTTTIEVAKTGWYNSLKVRRVEAPKQVDEILTYLLGEGSQVERSIPKARLGGDYFDCRVLMVRGEPAFTVVRQSMRPITNLHLGGWRGDLDDFHAAVPRNELADAMESCRTVARSHDCLHVGIDLMYEEHFAGHRVLEANAFGDLLPNLRRDGLTVYEWEIQEALRQLP from the coding sequence ATGGGCGCGCCTCCGTTCATCCTCGTCGGCAACCCGGAGAACCGGCGCGTCACGCTGTTCCAGGACGCCCTCGCCAGACAGGGGCTTCCCCCGGCGCACGTCGTCCCCTGGCGTGAGCTGCTGGCGTCGCCGGGGCTCCTGGCGGACCTGCCGGACTCGGAGGCGTTCGTCCGCATCGACTCCACGGGCGAGAACTGGGACGTGGAGAAGGCCCTGCTCAAGCGGGGCTACGCGGACGCCGTGGGCCAGGGCTGCTCCGTCCTGACGCCGGAGCAGGTGGACCGCCTGCCCGTGGACCGAGGCCGCATTCTCAGCCCCCGGCAGCACCACCTGGGGTTCTTGCGAGTCCTGGCGGAGCTGGAGTCCATCTTCGCGGCGCATCCCCGCTGGCGCATCCTCCAGAAGCCCTCCGCTATCGCGGACCTCTTCGACAAGCGCATCACCTCCCGCCGCTACGCCGCCCTGGGCGTGCCGGTTCCCGAGCCGCTGGACGGTGTCACGGACGTGGAATCACTCCGCGAACGGATGCGGGAGGAGGACTGCCGCGAGGTGTTCGTGAAGGTGTCGTGTGGCTCCTCCGCGTCGTGCCTCGCCATCTACCGGCGGGGGCGCTCGGCGGACACGCTGACCACCACCATCGAAGTGGCGAAGACGGGCTGGTACAACTCGCTGAAGGTCCGCCGCGTCGAGGCCCCAAAGCAGGTGGATGAAATCCTCACGTATCTGCTGGGCGAGGGCTCACAGGTGGAGCGCTCGATTCCCAAGGCACGGCTGGGCGGCGATTACTTCGACTGCCGGGTGTTGATGGTCCGAGGCGAGCCAGCCTTCACGGTGGTGCGGCAGAGCATGCGGCCCATCACCAACCTGCACCTGGGCGGCTGGCGGGGCGACTTGGACGACTTCCACGCCGCGGTGCCACGGAACGAGCTCGCGGATGCCATGGAGAGCTGCCGCACGGTGGCCCGCAGCCATGACTGCCTCCACGTGGGCATCGACCTCATGTACGAGGAGCACTTCGCCGGGCACCGGGTGCTGGAGGCCAACGCATTCGGCGATTTGCTCCCCAACCTCCGCCGTGACGGGCTCACCGTCTACGAGTGGGAGATTCAAGAAGCCCTGCGTCAGCTCCCGTGA